A genomic region of Raphanus sativus cultivar WK10039 chromosome 6, ASM80110v3, whole genome shotgun sequence contains the following coding sequences:
- the LOC108808108 gene encoding thaumatin-like protein 1 encodes MSQFSKMGLVKVASFLLVILFLINGGSFTTFTVVNQCNYTVWPGLLSGARTAALSTTGFSLNSSKSRVISIPASWSGRIWARTLCNQNATTGKFTCVIGDCGSSQVECSGAGANPPATLAEFTLNGSDNLDFYDVSLVDGYNIPMMILPHGGANGVGKCNATSCAADLNGVCPAQLKVTVDAVAVACKSACEAFGTPEYCCSGAFGTPDKCKPSEYSAFFKKACPTAYSYAYDDGTSTFTCSGADYVITFCPPSPR; translated from the coding sequence ATGTCTCAATTCTCAAAGATGGGTTTGGTCAAAGTCGCTTCCTTTCTCTTGGTGATTCTATTTCTCATCAATGGTGGTTCCTTCACCACTTTCACCGTCGTTAACCAATGCAATTACACCGTCTGGCCAGGACTTCTCTCCGGCGCCAGAACCGCTGCCTTATCCACCACCGGTTTCTCCTTAAACTCGTCCAAGTCACGAGTCATCTCCATACCCGCCTCCTGGTCCGGCCGCATATGGGCTCGCACGCTCTGCAATCAAAACGCCACCACCGGGAAATTTACTTGCGTCATAGGCGACTGCGGCTCTTCACAAGTAGAATGCTCCGGCGCCGGAGCCAACCCTCCGGCTACACTAGCCGAGTTCACACTCAACGGCTCCGACAATCTTGATTTCTACGACGTCAGCCTTGTGGACGGTTACAACATCCCCATGATGATCTTACCACACGGCGGAGCTAATGGAGTCGGTAAATGCAACGCCACGAGTTGTGCGGCTGATCTCAACGGCGTTTGTCCTGCTCAGCTGAAAGTAACGGTTGATGCAGTGGCAGTGGCGTGCAAGAGCGCTTGCGAAGCGTTTGGAACGCCGGAGTATTGCTGTAGCGGCGCGTTTGGAACGCCGGACAAGTGTAAGCCGAGTGAGTACTCTGCTTTCTTCAAGAAAGCTTGCCCTACGGCTTATAGTTATGCTTATGATGATGGCACAAGCACCTTCACTTGCTCCGGTGCTGATTACGTAATCACTTTCTGTCCTCCTTCTCCAAGGtaa